The DNA sequence agaCGACAATGCTTGTAAAAAGGGTAGCACatgatgaacaaacaaacttCCTGTACTTTATTGGTCTTTCATTGGTGCTGTGTTACTTTGTGACAAGAAACATTGCAGCTGTGAagcatatttgtttgtttgtgtgtttctcagggGCGCTCGTTACGGGAGAGCACTCTGAGACGGGCCCAGAGACGAAGCTTTACCCCCGCCAGCTTCATGGAGGAAGAGATGCTGGACTTTCAAGATGAACTGGACACATCCTTCTTCGCCAGagtaattcagaaaaacaacaacaatcttATTCTGCTGTTTTTGCCTTGCAAccgtgtttatttattttacaaacccACAAGAGAACGTGACTTTGAGTTTCCTCTGatcagctgttttctttccacagGATGTTCTGATGCAGGAGGAGTTGTCCACGTACGCAGACGAGGTGTTCGAGTCACCGTCTGAGGCGGGGCGTTGATAAAGAGGAGGAGCCCAACAGCCTGATGGACGAGACGGAGCTGACCAGGCCGCGCCCTCGATAAGACGGAGCTGGAGAGAAGTCACCTCATGCTGTGAGTTACTGTGCAACTGTGGCCGCAGTGTCAGTCATACAAGCTATGggtgaaacaaaacatttaaaaaaataatcacaaccagaaaaaactaaattgatCCCTGCAGGAAAACTGCTTTGTTATAAGTGTGAGACAggaaagtggaaataaaaagtgtaagagtaaaaataactataaagtggtaataataagaaatacacattaaatgaatagaaaaatgtacaaatgcaTAGGTGTATAATGTAATATGTCCGTGAGTAACAATTATCCATCTTACTTGAAAGCAGATTCAAAATCCAATTAATGCAAATCAAGtaaacaaatattattattgatcTCATTGGGGATAAAGCCATGTCTTAGGTGTTATAAGTGATACAAATCAATTTCAAAGTCTCAGATAAGGCTCAACGTGATACAGAAAACCAGAGGAATGTCATATTATTTCCTCATCATTGCACTTACAAACCTCTCTTCATATCCCTCTCCCCTCTGTTACCCCTCGCAGACCTCTGGAGCGAGGGTGGCGTAAAGCCAAAGAAGGAATGCCGGGACCAGCTAAGGTGCCCTTGCGGCAGGAGGTGGTGAGTGTTAACGGACAGCGGCGTGGCCAGCGAATCGTCATACCCGTCAAGAAACTCTTCGCCCGGGAGAAGAGGCCGTATGGGCTGGGCATGGTGGGGAAGCTCACGAACCGCACCTACCGCAAGCGAATTGACAGCTACGTCAAGAGGCAGATAGAGGACATGGATGACCATAGGTACAGCACCACCTATCTGACTAATGagctctttctctccatttccctCAGTTGACACTGATGAATGAtgagtgctgctgctctgtttatttttttaaagtacattccttctttttctttaggCCTTTTTTTACATACTGGATCACCTTTGTCCATTTGCTCATCACTATCTTGGCTGTATGCATCTACGGTATTGCACCAGTGGGCTTCTCCCAGCATGAGACGGTTGATTCTGTGAGTCAGAACGCTCTGATGAACGTCTTATTCAACACACCATCACAATATTCTCACCTCATTACTGCGCTCACATCTAATTTGAACgatttgtctgttttgtatGTCTTCTGATTTAGGTTTTAAGAAACAAAGGCGTGTATGAAAATGTCAAGTTTGTGCAGCAGGAGAACTTCTGGATCGGGCCGGGTTCGGtgagctctcctctctgcttcctgttttcatcTGATGAAAATGACACAAGAAATTAGAatgtagagcgcatacctccaccaaggccgaACAACCCTGCACTTGATTGTCTCGTTTatatagtagaaatataaaatatataacataaatcAGATCTGAATCACCCCAAAATATTTGTGAAATTTCTAAAGCTGTCAGAAATACCTCAAAGATGATTTTACCTTAGTTGCAGGTTTCAAGCTCTATTTATAACGTACattggctgaaaaaaaaaacgacctCGCTATGAAAAATTCAGATTGTAATTTAGATCTGCACCCAATTGTACACACCCAGAAATATCAGCCCACATAGTGTAccagatattttatttaatcaagatccacgaattattccctgaaaaacgttttaatgttttaaaggCCATATgttgtaatgttaaagaaagtgaaaaacaaatcctggatccgcccatccctccaccaggtttGGTGAAAATCAGTTTAGTGttcataatcctgcaaacaaaaaacaacaacaaacaaacaagctaGAATGGCACCCAGAGAgtgcacaaacctccaccaaagaccaacagtcccttttaaattcaatcaaacataaaactaaaatgaaaacacaaccctCTTGatgaaatgtcttttaataaacaCTTAATTTTATTGTATCTATTCATTGCCAGGAATTTCTGATCCACTTGGGGGCCAAATATTCTCCCTGCATGCGGCAGGACAAGCAGGTGCACGAGCTTATCAGGGAAAAGAGAGCTATTGAACGCAACTCTGCCTGCTGTGTGCGGAACGATCGCTCTGGCTGTGTCCAAACCTCAGAGAAGGAATGCTCGGTCTGTACACGAATCCAATTCCTTGCTTTGGGTTCCTTGACCTTTACAATTCAAATACAGGTCGAAGCTGTGGGCAGTTTTTAATCGGTTGTCTTTGCGGTTTTATTTCTAGAGCACTCTAGCTGTGTGGGTGAAGTGGCCGAAGCATTCCAGCACCCCCATGTTAAACGGTGAAAACAGAGAGCATGGCTCGGTGTGCCATCAGGACCCCAGGTAAGACGCACTAGGAGATGTTCTATTTATAGTTTGAAGAATAAAGTAACATCCCTACGTCATCTATGcatgttgtttgtctctttacaGGATATGTCTAGAGCCCGCCTCGGTATCACCTCATGAATGGCCTGATGATATCACCAAGTGGCCAGTGAGTACAGTAAACCTTTCCTGGGTTAAGATTTGAAGAGATCCCAggtgacattgggcgagaggctggttacaccctggacaggtcggcAGCACATCACAGGGtcgacaaacaaccattcacactcacattcacacctattgGCAATTTAGACCCTGTTAACcagactgtgggaggagaaaACCAacgcagacacagagagaacatgtcaACTCCACACAGACTCATCGGCCAGATATAGGAATAGATTATCTTTTGTTTCAGGTTTTTCGGAAAAGTCACTGACACTTTCAATaaagattagaaaaaaatacatagatTTACATTGCTGCTGGCAAATACTCAAAAATGTATTGCACACATCAATATTGAGAAAATTAGAGCGTGGATAATGTTACCAGGAGTGTAGTTCAATGCTCGATAAGGTCTGATAGGTTTTCTTTCTCAGTTAGTTTCTCAGTACCAGTGTAACCACGCTGGTTTCTTGGTTTTACATAGTTGTGCAAATTAGTCTGGGCTccacaatttgtttttgttttggatggAAATTTAGATATATCAAGTGTCATGGTGGttcagtggttagcactgttgcctcacagcacaATTCCCAGTTGGGCCGTTCTtcatttgcatgttctccccgtgtctgcgtTTTCTTTCCTCCCACGGTCCAAAGCATGTGACTGTGAatggttgtttctctctgtatgtcGGGCCCTGCGATATGCTGGCGACCTCACCCACTGTCAACTGGGATTGTCTCCAGCCTCCCCCGCAACActtaaaggataagtggtacaGATGTTGAATTGGGATGTATTATGAAACAGCATAATTCAGCAATCTTcaggattttaaaacaaaatttgacactgtttttaagaaaatctgattttgccacttttttaaaagttgtttgaGATAATGCATCAGCAGATAAAAAGTGCAACAGCTGTGACATCAAACATCCTATTGTGATTCAACTTAAAACTTCTGTTTACATCAAACTTTGAACTATTGTTCCTCTGCTGTGTCTTTTAGATTTGCACCAGGTACAACACAGGGAACCACACCAACCTGCCTCATATAGACTGTACCATCACGGGCCGACCATGCTGCATTGGAACCAAAGGGAGGTGAGGAAAACATGTCCCCACTGCTAGTCTGAAATATGCCGGGTGACTTGTTTACAAGATTACTAACTGCTGTTCGTATTTCTGCAAGGTGTGAAATCACATCCCGGGAATATTGCACCTTCATGAATGGCTACTTTCATGAGGAGGCTACTCTCTGCTCTCAAGTAAGCATCCCTCTCCTCAGTGCGCACAAatgaaactttttattttctcttgggGATATGAAAACGGGAGAAGCTGTTCAATGCAAAAGGTTTTTGCGCTGcatctgttgctgtttttaatcGATTGAACAGGTTTTTTGTGCTTCCTGAAAACCGAGTGAGAGCATTTCTATGTAGGCAGACTTCAGTTGCATGTTATCTGTGATCTGAGATGTTCACTTCAGTCGTATGAGTCATGTTTCTTTCTGTCTATGTGGTTTGTGGTTGTATATTTCAGTATGACTGAGGGGCATTAATGAACAtgctctcctctgtccttcttCAGGTGCACTGCATGGATGATGTTTGTGGCCTGTTGCCTTTCCTCAACCCTGAGATCCCAGATCAGTTTTACAGGCTGTGGCTCTCACTCTTCCTGCATGCTGGGTGAGTCGGCAGCTGTCAGGATCATGAAAAGTGATTTTGCTTCATCAGATATGCATACAGCAAGATGGAAAACCATAAAAAGAGATCTTTTAAATCAGAGCGTGTAAAGCTTTTACTACCCagactgcaaataaaacaaaatcttcaTACCCAGAAGCCACAATTTAGCAGCTGAGCTCTGCCTGTGAATCAGTCGAAGCTAAATTTAAAGAGCTGAATGTCTGCTTAGTCTCAGTTTAATGGGCTCCGTCAGGGTTTTCAGGGACAGTGCACCCAGCAGTGAGGAACAGGATGTTTAAAAGATCAcatcatgtttatgtttgtcacACACACGGAAATTGACATCACTCGTCAAAAGCGTAGCATAAAGAGTGCACAgaaaaataatatcaatataataattatgtataagacaaataaataaaaacagctgaggaaacaaaccatagactgtatgcTAAGATGGTCTGTAGActctgcagactctggctccaaatgcgcaagatggcggcgtttgtatctgggatattttggcttcttctctggatagtgggaggaagtgggagatgagtcgtccatctttacttacagtcTGTTGAACAAAGAAACTAACAACAGTGGCAAATATGTGACTTTACacatatttagatatttatgTTAACAAGAAATAATCCAATAATTCAGGTTATATGCAAAGCAATGCTCTACAATACAGTACATAACTATAGTAAGTAGATCGTACATGTGCGCCAGTCATCCTGCAAGACTTTCATATGCCTAGATGTGCGTGCTGATGAACACATTCATCACTTGCAGTTAAAGACTTTAAATATGAGCGTGACAGCAGCACTGTGGCGTAGTTTGGAGCCATCAGTCCGTCAGTCGTCTCAAAGAGCTGACCTCACAGCTCAGAGGAGCAGTGCTTCATCTTCCTGCTGTCTGCTATCTGTCTCCTGGGTAATTAAACAAAGTGCCTTCGCTCCATGAACTCATTAAGCCTCCACGAGATAGAGTTCGATTTTGTTGATGGGCAAAGTCGGCTTTTCATGGGGTTCGCCTCTTCAACGCAGACAGATTATCTCCCCCCCCCGACAAGTGCGGCTTCTCATCCACAAACAACTGCATTGCAACATCACATTGCACGCACATGAGCACGTTTTTCCCACATCTGTCCTCCCCAGGATCCTTCACTGCCTGGTGTCGGTGGCGTTCCAGATGACCATCCTGAGGGACCTGGAGAAGCTGGCGGGCTGGCTGCGCATCTCAATCATTTACATCATCAGTGGCATCACCGGCAACTTAGCTTCAGCCATCTTCCTGCCCTACAGAGCGGAGGTGATCGCCTGTTAGGTCCCCACACAACCGTAAAATATTATGAGGCTGAGATTTCTCCCCTGCCAGATCATCATTGCACCACAttatgaaaacaactttttaaatcATATCATAAATTTTCTCCGGCTCACATCTCCCTCTGCTGTCTTCTTCTCAGGTGGGTTCCAGCTGGCTCTCAGTTCGGGATCTTGGCCTGCCTGTTTGTGGAGTTGTTTCAGAGCTGGCAGATCCTGGCCAGCCCTGGAGGGCCTTCACCAAGCTCCTGTGCGTGGTGCTCTTCCTCTTTGCCTTCGGACTGTTGCCCTGGATCGACAACTTCGCCCACATCTCCGGCTTCATCTCCGGCTTCTTCCTGTCCTTCGCCTTCCTCCCCTACATCAGCTTCGGCCGCACGGACCTGTACCGCAAACGCTGCCAGATCATCGTCTTCCTGCTGGTGTTTGTCGGGCTCTTCTCCGGCCTCGTGGTGCTCTTCTACGTCTACCCCATAAAGTGTGAATGGTGCGAGTTGCTCACCTGCATCCCCCTTCACGGACAAATTCTGCGCAAAGTACGACCTCAACGCTCACCTTCACTGAGGGGCGGATAGCGTGAGCTCAACAGGGAGGCAACagtgtcaacaaaaaaaaaaaaaagatgtcagcCAGTATGTGTCCCCACTCTGCTCCTGTGTGGCTGGGGACTgtcaacccccccacccccctgtctGTGAACTATGAGaatatgcttgtgttttttttactctgtcaGTATGAATACCTATGCCACTCATCATAAGAACTTCTTTTAATCACCTCCCAGTTCACTCCTTTACTGTCAAGTGAAACAAAGGTATGGCACTTCTGAACCTCGTCTCAGCTCCCAGCTGCCCTTTACACGTCAGGCAGGAATTACAGAAACCAGCGCTGGTACAAAGAGAAggatctttttaattttttacaatCACACTCCAGACATAGgttttattagtattattattattaataatattattattattcaagcAACCTCATACTGAAGCAGGGACGAAAATCAAATATTGATACCTTTGGTGCCTTGTTGATAAAATGTACCAACTACTGCCATATTTTTGTTACGTTATGCCTGAGCACTcgaatgtttatttgtttaattgctTCTCAAGAAGTGATGATTGTTTTTGAACACGGTAGTGTTTTAGCTACCTGCCTACTCCACATGTAActgaaaacaacagtaaaaaaacaactacaaactCAAATGTGTGCGACTTTCTCTCAATCACCAGAAAATGACTTTTGAAGGTTGTGAAAGAGTTTATTCACATGATAGCaacatagaaataaaacagacatgtCAAACAGGCAATCAGAGCATTTATTAGAGGCTACATGATCAATATATAGATCTTCAAATTATTCTATATTACTGTAATCACACTGAATGGTTTACAAAAATAGAACAGTATTCATACCACAACTCAAGgtttgattatatttatttgctttttttttcctaGTAGGTACcttgattaaattaaaaaccataaaatatgAAGGATTAGATGGTAAAACAGTTTAGAGCTTACAATATTCTACTGGTAACAGaaggaaaataatttaatgtCTGAAAAGCCCAATTATCATCTGCAAAGCCATCATTTCTTGCATGAAGAAGTGAATCCGCTCTCGATCCCTTCTAGCCTAACACAGTCGTCACTCCTCGCTCAGTGGGTCAAGCAAGCTTTGAGCTGCTGACAGGAGGATGCTGAACCCAGTCCACTGGTGTTTACTGGCCCTGCGCTTCTATCTGTCCCTCTCTCAGCTGGGTTTTCTTAATCTCTTCTGCCCTGAGTCCGTTAAGGTGGGTGAGTAGGTCGAAGTATGAGGGTGGGCTTTGGGATCGAGGGCTAGCAGCCACTGTTCCTCCTGGCGTACGCCTGCCCGCCGACTGTGTACTCCATCTCATGGAATTGCATGTTGGACACGGAAATGGCTGACGTTCCCTTCTCTTTGAAGCCGGCCCTTGAGGTAGAAAGGCACCAGGAAGTCCTCGCAAATCAGCAGAGCTCGCCGGAGGCCCGGTACGCAACGCAGGTACTGCAAATAGCGCCACAAGAGGATGGAGCCCTTGCCTTGCTGGCGGCAGTGGCGGTGCACCGACAGCACATGGAGGTGCACAGCGGGGCTGTCCGGGACGTGCTGAGTCATGGcctcctggaggagagagatacAAGCATTAATGAACAAGTACAGTAATTTGCATGGAGTTTTCTTTTACACATCATACTGTGAAATGACATACTTGTGAAAGCCTCTCCTTGTCCCAGCCAGAGCCAATGATGAAAGCCACCAGTTGTCCCTCCTCAAACCAGCCCAGTGAGAGCTCAGGGCACTGACTCAGGAAATTCAGCACCTCATCCAGGGTGAGGGGACACTCTCCAGACACGGAGACGAATGCTGGGAGGGGGTGAAAATAACCAGTTTATACAGTGGATCATGTCCTGGGACTAAACATAAAGAAAgcataaaagaaaagttttctaTTTCAAGTTAGAACTGGAACTAAGAGCCCAAAACCAGTGTTTCAGATGGAAAATGCAGTATATTTCATTTAACATCTGTCAAATCAGTTAAATCCACTGGTAAATCAGGTTATTTTCTTATAGTGTCAGCTTCAGGAAATCTTTGTGATTTACCTTCTCTCTCGATCTCAAACACGCTGATGGCGTCCTGTGGCGTGAGGTTCCTGAACTCGCTGGCGGGGAGCGTGTGTCGTCTTTGTTGCAGAGGGCTGACCACTCTCACAGGCGTCTTCAGGAAGAAGGGCTTGAGGAGCGGTGAGCGGGCTCTGACCTGCTTTGCCATGATGTCTCAATACAGAAGTTGCGATTCCGTTGTTCTGTCTTCTTTTGTCCAGGGCTTTTTCTAGTATAATACTTGTATACTGGTGCAGTTGAGGAGAAGTCCCAGAAATAAAAGCCTCCCCTGTTCTCTGCGGGTGCCACAGCTCTGACTGTGATGCAGCAGGTGAAGATGCTGACCTTTGTGTCCCTCCTGCTCTGttgtcctgctcctcttctgtgTCTCTGAACTCATACTGTGAAGTGGTCATCTGAAAGTAGGATAGCTGTCATTGCATGTGCCTCCAAAGTCTCTAAATCCCTCTCTCTCAAATGACTTACATACTGTTCTGAAGGGGAGGGGGTTTTCCTACGTATGGTGATAAACTAAGAGAACGACAACTCTGTATTTGCATAAATGACAGTTTACATATTTGAATTAGACATTCATATACTTATACTTACCATAACAGAATAGTTACAGCAATAAAATCTCCTACACCAAAAACactagataataataataataatagtaataataataataataactagggctacgtttgtagcactaacgggcccgagcacaggcattttgaagcctgttgcgtttagtggagagagcgatcaatgaccaagcgcacgtctctgcgttgcatgcgttttgcgcactgcggcaaggacaaaacatgtcacttcctgcgtccATCACttgatgtcgatccttgcctgctaattgctcattacggtcaacgctatcaattgcacatcacactgtgaaattgtatgtaaatcgaatgatagttgtaaaaaacaaagcttacttcctgttgccagtaggtggcgccatcactattatttcatacagactaatagatctgttcaagtaggggctctgatgtagtgTGatcaattttgtgtcaattggacaatgttacaacaacttaattatcacactgatcagtaggtggcgctatgaccctgcactaatattaatatatggagctgttcaggtcaggattgtgatcataggtcagtatttgtctgtccgtccgaaaacaaaaaaaatacggacagacagacggacgaaaaataaaaaaattaaataaaatccgtccgtctgtccgtcccccaaaaaaaaaaatatacggacagacagacggattttcgtccgtccgtctgtccgtccaaaaaataaataaattatacgaacagacagatggacgaaaaaataaaaacaaataaaatccgtctgtctgtcgttttgaatttcctgcaaactttggtcaGTATTggagcatgtctaggccctgaaaaaagcccaaaaagggcaataataataagaaaaatccttacaatttcaatagggcctcccaccattcggtgctcgggccctaatgaCTATTTATAttacacttttcaaaaacagGTTTACATGGTGCttcacagacatgaaaacaaaaaaacatgcactgcAATCACAATTTCAAACAATATAACGCAAGAGATAATGGATACAATTaagcaatgaaacaaacaaacaaacatctagTTAAAGCAAtataatgacaaaaacaattaaataaagcaataaacaaacaagcatcTAGTTAGAAGCAATTTactgattaaaaaaaggaaataaacattttcattagaCACAAATTTAACAGGATAGTTTTAGCGATAATTTGTTCATGCCCCACACCCAAAAAACTAcgaaaatattattaatattattattattatttttcactgtGGTAAGAATCTTTTGTTTACACCAGGTCCAACAAGAAAAGTCCAGGGAGACTCTATCAGAGAAAAGACCAGATGTGATGATGTAGGCATGAATTGGTATTTATCAAGCAAGTTTATGTTCACATGTGCTCGACAGattcaggtgtgtgtgcatgttttcgGTGATCAAGGGCATGTGGGCTAAATTAACTGTACCaagtgatggggggggggggggggggatttgtgtGGATTGCTGTTGAGATGATTTCATGCCTCAAAGAGGTTTAGCACTGACTAATTAAATGAGAGAGCACTTGCCCGACTGGCCTGAGGTAAACCTATTTACACAGACTGTCGTGCATCTGCAAATACTCAGAACAAACAGATAGAGAACACTCATCTGATCTGTTTTGCCACTGGCCCTACTATCTTTGCACAGGATTCACACCCACCATCTCCTGGCTCGAGGCTCGGACATGATATTGTTTTATGTCGCCTAAAGCGATCAAACCAAAATAGAATTGTTTTAAGGATTATTGTTTCATCCCTCTGCCTTATTTTGGCCTCCCCTACAGTGATGAGCGGGAAATCTCCTTTATCTTGAGCCATCCACAATGTCACCCGGCccgctgaccaatcacagacacgACAACATCTCTGCTCGTGAGATCATCGGATGTCAGAGGCGAGCACGTACACAGTTGTCTACAGATGAAATTAGCTTGGTCAATCTGTGTGGCCTGAGACAGGGGGGGGACGGGCAGCCTTAGAAATAATTCCTCGTGGCCTGTTAGAGCTGAGTAAATGACAAGGTTGGATTTTGAGAATCCCAGAAACATGTTTCAGCTTTTCAGACAAgctaatacatttaaaaaagagttTAGGGAACGACGGGACTTAAATACAGCATATGAGAGCTCTAACTTTATATGGACGCAGTACAAACTCACCCCCTGACcttctctcatctcatctctcacagtgtgcatgtgtgtgtgtgtcagtgtgtgtgtgtacacgcaTATTTCCCTCAgtgtattatgtttttatagGCAAGCGTGAGGCCACAGTGTAACTGAATCTTTATTAAACTTTCCACTGGTGTACACCTGTTGGTCCAGctgagcagagagcagcagttAACCATTAACGCAGAGGAATGTCATTATGTTTGAAATATGAAACACATTACACAGATTTTAAAGAGCGAGGGAGCTGGAAAATTCTTCTTAAAGGGAAGTGACCTTCATCAGCCGCCCACTGCAATGTGTGTCTGCTTCACATGCAAATTAACTTCAGCATTTATAGCTGTAGATTCCATTTCTATCATTAGAAAgcaaagtgaaaaattaaaaagcagcatGCCATTGTCCCAATTTTAAACTTCCACTTTGTTTGAGGTTAGGATTAGAATTagattaaggttagggttaggcatttagttcagggtaaggggctagggaatgtattatgtcaatgagtgtccacactaagatagtgtgtgtgtactagTATTCATCCACTTGTCTCTGAGTCAGCTCTATAGTTAATTTGTTTTATCCTCCGGCCTTCTGGTAATTGAGGTGGTTTATTCACCAGCGTCACTGACCCAGAATAACCCAACTCAAACTCTGACAAATATTAATTTCAGTTCAAAGACATCAGATACATATATTGAGTACGGAATGATGCTGTAGTTTAATAAAAAGCATGTTTTCGGAGATATTTCAACAAACAGGACCATTAATCAGAAATAAGAGGTCCACAGTTGCTTTAGGTAGATACACGAAGAGTCTGACTTCATGGTTTTAGTGCAGCCAATGGTTCATGTGTTGtatccaaataaaacacagttaaaccaAATTCCACACGACAATTGTTTCCAGCtcgaccagcagagggcagtgtttACCCTGATTGCGGACTCAACATTTTCAggtttatacaaaataaaaacaatagtgGCAGTTTTGAGGTTGGCTGTagttttcaaattcaaaatattgACATTTGTAGTTATAATGTTCttcaaaaaaggacaaaagttACTTTACCACGGAACTTTTTAGGATACACAAACACGTGTCATAGTATACTTTGTACTAAGCATAAATATAATTTGCTGAGAAATGAATGAGAAGCACTGGATGA is a window from the Hippoglossus hippoglossus isolate fHipHip1 chromosome 8, fHipHip1.pri, whole genome shotgun sequence genome containing:
- the rhbdf1a gene encoding LOW QUALITY PROTEIN: inactive rhomboid protein 1 (The sequence of the model RefSeq protein was modified relative to this genomic sequence to represent the inferred CDS: inserted 1 base in 1 codon; deleted 3 bases in 3 codons) is translated as MAEPRRESTSSLQRKKPPWLRLDIPTAQMSLDEHPTFVQPVKRQGFLRSISMPVETSHLQSPPRDFFDTRRPVLQRQSSITQTIKSSRRVHFERINTVPIKGQRAARRSTRKHHSLSRTLLRGTADWFGVSKDGDATQKWQRKSLRHCSLRYGKLKPQVMREMDLPSQDNISLTSTETPPPLYVSSSQHGMQKIVDPLARGRAFRMVEEVGGYSVPQTPITPGAASLCSFTSSRSGLNRLPRRRKRESVAKMSFRAAAALVKGRSLRESTLRRAQRRSFTPASFMEEEMLDFQDELDTSFFARDVLMQEELSTYADEVFESPSEAGVDKEEEPNSLMDETELTGRALDKTELERSHLMLPLERGWRKAKEGMPGPAKVPLRQEVVSVNGQRRGQRIVIPVKKLFAREKRPYGLGMVGKLTNRTYRKRIDSYVKRQIEDMDDHRPFFTYWITFVHLLITILAVCIYGIAPVGFSQHETVDSVLRNKGVYENVKFVQQENFWIGPGSEFLIHLGAKYSPCMRQDKQVHELIREKRAIERNSACCVRNDRSGCVQTSEKECSSTLAVWVKWPKHSSTPMLNGENREHGSVCHQDPRICLEPASVSPHEWPDDITKWPICTRYNTGNHTNLPHIDCTITGRPCCIGTKGRCEITSREYCTFMNGYFHEEATLCSQVHCMDDVCGLLPFLNPEIPDQFYRLWLSLFLHAGILHCLVSVAFQMTILRDLEKLAGWLRISIIYIISGITGNLASAIFLPYRAEVIASGSQFGILACLFVELFQSWQILXQPWRAFTKLLCVVLFLFAFGLLPWIDNFAHISGFISGFFLSFAFLPYISFGRTDLYRKRCQIIVFLLVFVGLFSGLVVLFYVYPIKCEWCELLTCIPFTDKFCAKYDLNAHLH
- the aanat2 gene encoding LOW QUALITY PROTEIN: arylalkylamine N-acetyltransferase 2 (The sequence of the model RefSeq protein was modified relative to this genomic sequence to represent the inferred CDS: deleted 1 base in 1 codon), whose protein sequence is MAKQVRARSPLLKPFFLKTPVRVVSPLQQRRHTLPASEFRNLTPQDAISVFEIEREAFVSVSGECPLTLDEVLNFLSQCPELSLGWFEEGQLVAFIIGSGWDKERLSQEAMTQHVPDSPAVHLHVLSVHRHCRQQGKGSILLWRYLQYLRCVPGLRRALLICEDFLVPFYLKAGFKEKGTSAISVSNMQFHEMEYTVGGQAYARRNSGC